The region TGCACCACGGCCAGTTTTCTGTGAAGGAAATTGCCGCGCAACTAGGCTTTGACGATGCTGCCTACTTTACCCGCTTCTTTACAAAGAATGAAGGCATGTCTCCCCAAAGCTTCCGGTCCATAAAAAACGCCTCCGCCGTTGACTTGTAGCTTAATTACTTAAATGTCCAGGACAAGCAACGATTTGTCTATTGAGCCAGGGACTTGATTGAGAGAAATTTGTGCTGTTAACAAGATACAATCATCGTCTAAAACAGCATATAATGAACCGTAAATCATTCCTCCACAAATCCTTACTCAGCTCTTCGCTCCTGCTGGTGCCGGAGCTGGCACACAACACTTTTTCAGCTGCTGTCGGTAAGATAAGTATGAAGCTTGCCATTAGAGACCGGAACCAGAAAAACATTTGCGCTACCTGCGGTGCCCGGTATGCTTCTGCCAAAACCAACACAGACACCTGCCCTGTTTGCCAGGACGAGCGCCAGTACGTAGGCAACAACGGGCAGGTATGGCTAAGCTACAACGAAGTAGCAAAAGGCAGAAGCATCCGCATCACACAGCTACAGCCAGACCTCTACGACCTGAAGACCACGCCTTCTTTTGCCATTGACCAGAAAGCCCACCTGGTCATTTCAAAATCCGGGAATATACTTTGGGACTGTATTCCTTTTCTGGATGAGCAGACGGCAACCTATATCCACTCAATCGGAGGCATCAAGGCAATCGCAATTTCGCACCCGCACTACTATAGCCTGATGGCCGAATGGGCCAACGCGTTTGACTGCCCCATCTACCTGCACGAACAGGACAAGCAATGGATACAGGATAAAAGTGAGCACATCCGGTTGTGGAAAGGAGAGAAAATGGAGCTCTGGGACGACATCAAAATCGTGCACGTGGCCGGCCACTTCGCGGGAAGCACCGTGCTGCACCTGCCCCATCACGGCACCAAGAGCGCTCTACTTACAGGTGATAGTATCTATGTCGCGCGTGACAGAAAGCACGTGTCCTTTATGTACAGCTATCCGAACCTGATACCGCTACCGAAACAAGCAATTGAACTGATTCAGAAGCGCGTAGAACCGCTCGCTTTTGATAGCATCTATGGCGCCTTCGAAGGGCAGGTGATTCCTTCCGGGGCCAAGGGAGCCTTTAACCGTTCTGTAGCCAGGTACCTGAACATCTTCAACGTATAAAGCACGAGGCTATACCTTCCTTTCTCCCTAATGTTCACAAAGAAGCCGCTAACACCCGTCAGCGGCTTCTTTGTTTTGGTAATCGAAATCAAATTCATCAGGCTATTATGCTCTCATTTGACAGGCCTCGGTTTCATGTTCGAGTTCCAGAGTTACTTCTGTTATGGAAAAGGTGTTGAGCGTCTTTCTGATCTGCTGCTTCAAGAAGGCTGTTGCTTCCGGCTCATCCACATCCGCTACGACCAGGTGAGCAGACAGCACGTGGTGCTCGCCATCCAGCGACCAGAGTCTTAAAGCATGTATATCCCGAACATGCTGCAGCGACAATACCTGCGCTTTTACCTGTTCTACATGCTGATCAAGCAGGTTTGCCTGGAGTAAAACCTTTACAGAAGCCCAGGCATTTTTAAAGGCATGTGCCAGCATGTACACCGAAATGGCAATGGACAGAAGCGGATCGAGCCACGGCAATTCGAAAAACATCAGGATGACACTTGCTACCAGAACCGCTGCCCACCCCAACAGGTCTTCGAGCATGTGCAGCGACACGGCGCGCTGGTTTAGGTTGATCCCTCCCCTCAGCTTAAAAAAAGCAGCGCCGTTTACCGCTATCCCAAGTATGGCAAACAGCAGCATGCCTACCGGCTCGGGCATAGAAGGGTCTTGCAGTCGTTCAACAGCCTCTGTAATAACGAACCCCGAACCAACTATTAATATAAGCGAGGTAAGCAAGGCGCCGGCCACAGAGTAGCGCTTGTAGCCATAAGTATAGCTTTGGTTGCCCGGCTGCTCCGATTTGCGTTGCAGAAAGTACGTAAGGCCAAGTGCAATGGCATCGCCAAAGTCGTGAAGGGCGTCGCTCATGATGGCCACGCTGTTCACAAAGAACCCTCCAATAAGCTCCAGTACAGCAAAGCCCAGGTTTAGGAAAAAAGCAAACCCGATGTTGCCCGTCGCATGATGATGATGGTGATGCCCGTGAGTGTGATGATGATGTCCCATAGTTCAGAAAGTATAAAAGCCATGCCCCTGCGTTGAACAGGAAGCACGGCTCAGGTTCAGCGTTTCTATTTTGTACTTGTTGGCAGTTTAGCTGAGATATGCGCTCCGGCAGCCAGAGCAACCAGTCCTCCCATAATAGCCACGTTCTGGATAAAGTCCATCAGAGCGGTCTGAAACATCATACCTTCCATGTTCCAGAAGGTGTGCATGATCAGGGTCATCGGGAGTAAGAGCAGGATCAAGGCGATGGCCGTTTGCTTCACTTTGATGCCGGCAAACAAAAGCAGGGCTCCAGCCAACTCCGTGACCATGGCTGCACCTAAAAGAATCGGTACAAACGGCAATCCTTTCGATGCCATCCACATGGCTGGCCCGTCCCATAAAAGTACTTTATGCATGCCCGCCACTAAAAACGTGATCCCGGTCAGTATCCGGGCTGTAAGGATAAAGGGTTGAACAGATGATTTTTTCATAGTCGTATTGATTTTAGATTAATAAGTATAAGATTGGGTTAGAATATAAACTGGGCACCTAAGGCGATTTGGTTGGCGGAGGATGTCTTATACACCTCCTGCCCGTTTTCCAGCAGCCTCCAGTCGGTATTGGCGCGGTACCATTCCAGGGCTATACCTAATGGCCCTACATCATAGCGAAGCATGGGCACAATGATCTCATTCTTCAGGCGGGCATTACCGGGTACTTCCGAGAGCACATCGTTATCATTCGGGTTGTCCTGGCCGTACATGACCCAGGCGCTGAAGTGCTTACCGACCCTATACCCTGCCTGCCCCCAGGCACCGTGGCCTTCTATGTCGCCGAACTGAAGCAGCTGGCCCCAACTCTGGCCGATGGCGCGCCCCCAGTAGGCGTTCCCCTGCAAAGTGGCTCCGCCATACACCAGTTTAGTGCCTGCCTGCACGGCTTTGCCTTCCAGGTTGCTGCGGGCCTCGCCCTGCACCAGGCGCTTGCGGTCGTAGTGGGCTGCCAGGTTTACTTCCCATTTCAGCGGGCGCGTCTGGTTACTGACGTTCAGGCCGAGTTCTGTTTGCGGCACGCCGATCTCCCCTTCGTCACGACCATCAGCTTCGGCTTTCGGGCCGGTCCAGGAGCCGCGGAAAAGGGTCAGGTCAAGACGTACTTTAGTGGCGGCTGTCGGGCTGGTTATACCTTGGTAGAGGAACAGGCCGGGATTGCGGAAGCCGATGCCACCTGCCGAGCCGTAGCCCATGGCAAAATGCGTAACCGAGTTGGGGAAATGCGCCACCATCGGCGTCCAGTTCTGACCCAGGCGCAGTCTTGTCTGCCCCTTCTGCACCTCCACGTACGCCAGGCGCACCCGCGGCAGCAGGTTCTCATCAGCAAAACCGCCTGCGCCTGCCGTGCCTCCTAAAAAATCCAGCTCAGCGCGACCGGTGGCGGTGATGCCGTGCGGTAGGTTATAGGCGGTGCCTTTAAATACCAGCCAGGTTTTGCGCAGGTCGCCGCCAAACTGGTACTCGTCCTGGGAGGGTTGTTTCGGGCTGGCCCACATCGTAATGGCGCCGTCGCCGAGGCCAAAGGTACCGTCCTGCACAAAGCCGGAGGCCGTGATGATGCCGTTGATACTGGATCTAAAGTATGGCTTGCCCGCCTGCGTGGTATCCGGTGCCGGAGTGGCCGGAAAGCTGAGGTCGATCTGGGCGTTTGCCTGGTGGAACAGCAGCGTGCTCATGGCAGCTGCTGCAAGGGTAGTTTGTAGTGTTTTTTTCATGGTTTTATTTTGTAGCTAATGGTTAGGGCAATAAGGTGGCCGTCCGCCTTTTCAGGGGCAGCTTCCGCTTTGCTCCAGTTTTGGTTAATGGCTTGTTTTTAGCGTGTCATGCAGGCTATATCAAGTTTATACTTTGTACCTGGCTAGCCTGCGCTTTTCTTGTTGCAACGGCACAAAGATCCGGGCTTTTGCAGCCCGAGGCCACACACAAAAAGGTGCTTTTGCTGGACAAACAGGCAGCAACTTAACACGCGCGGTCTAATGGTAGGTAGTTGCTGGTGTGATGCCTTTTTTGTTAAAGCGCCTCTGCCTTAAAGCCGGCCTTCGCTACCGTGGCAATGATCTCGCTGGCAGCAAGGGAGTCGGTTTTCACGGTGAGCACTTTGTTGCGATTGGTGGTATCCACGTTCCATTCGCAAACGCCTTCAGTAGCATTCAGCGCTGGCGTTACTTTAGACACACAGCCGCCGCAGTTGATGTTGGTTTTGAATTGTAGCTCTTTCATGTTCTATTTTTCTTTTGTGTTACTGTTTTTGAACATGACAAAAGTAGTGGGTGATGTGGGTGGAGGTGTTACAGAATTTTGGAGAAGTATTGTAGGATTTATAGGATATGTATATTCTACTTTAATAGTAACCGCCACGCAACAAACCCTGCGTGGCGGTTTCATTTCCTCCCTCGCAACACTTTACTCCACCTCAAACACCGCCTGAATCTCCAACGGGGAGTTGACAGGTATAGACGAATCACTGAGGGTTGCGCGGGCATGGTTCCCCTTCTCCCCGAAAACGATTACAGCCAGGTCAGAGGCTACATTCATCAACTCGGCATGTTGGGTATAGCCGCTTGGGGTGCTCCAGAATTCCGTTGGCTGCACTACTTGTTTTACCCGGCTCAAGTCGCCGATGGTCGCGCTTTTAAGAACTGACAGCACATTCCGTTTAGCCTAGCGGACAGGTTCATATTTTGAAGTTTGAAAACGAGATGGTAAAGTCACAGAATCCCTAAACTAACTCTGTTAATGTCACTAAATACTCGTAGATAAAGTTCGAAGTTCATTCCTTTGGTCTACTTGAAAGCCTCTGGGTTCATTCTATGGGGCTTTTTTATGCACTACGTGCACCAATGTTCAAAGACTCCCTCCCAATCACCTATTCCTCTTTCCGACATAAAGTTGTTATATAATCCAGAATCATCATCCAGGTTGAGAATATCAAGAAAATATGGCTCGTCTTTCGCTTTGTCCTTCCTGTTGTGCCGATAAGAATTTTAGGTCCCTTCTTTTAGGCTGCTATTGATTGGATAGAACTTTCTAACGCCTGCTCACTCCCCTTCTATTTTCTGTCACTGCTTTTTATTAAGAGCACTTATATCACTGCAACGAATACCACATACCCGAATTAATATGTTGATGGAGATGGATTTGTGGATATACCGCGTTTCTTATACCACATGCCAAACAGCACTATAGCTAAAAGTAACTCAGACAAATCTCCCCAGTAGTACATCAATTTGGCAGCTTCCTGAATCTGGCCATTGGAGTGCGGCGAGTGGAGCGGGTAAAGGAAGGCATACATGAACTTGCTCAGGAAAGCATGCGCAGCGATGCTAATGAACAGCATGAATACCCGTACATGGAAGGCAGGTCTTTTCGGCACAGGTTCTTGCCCGATCATCGACCAGGTAAATAAATACCCTGCTACCAGGAAATGTACATGCACTATGTAATGCAGGTAGGGCTTGGTCAGGCTCTCCACATAAAGCGGTGTCAGGTAAAGCAGGTACATGCCACCGATGTTCAGCAGAAAAGCAGTGACAGGATGGCTTAGAAAATAGAACCAGTTGCTTCGCAAGATCGCTGTTATGATTCTTGAAACTCTTACCGGCAGTGC is a window of Pontibacter kalidii DNA encoding:
- a CDS encoding cytochrome c oxidase assembly protein, whose protein sequence is MQHPVHHNAQATALSEWVPLLLVVTVAILYLYTVLKIGSEKGGWNHWRTVSFLIGITMLCIALVPTLMRWAHQDLRGHMVQHLLIGMYAPLFLVLGAPITLALKALPVRVSRIITAILRSNWFYFLSHPVTAFLLNIGGMYLLYLTPLYVESLTKPYLHYIVHVHFLVAGYLFTWSMIGQEPVPKRPAFHVRVFMLFISIAAHAFLSKFMYAFLYPLHSPHSNGQIQEAAKLMYYWGDLSELLLAIVLFGMWYKKRGISTNPSPSTY
- a CDS encoding DoxX family protein, producing the protein MKKSSVQPFILTARILTGITFLVAGMHKVLLWDGPAMWMASKGLPFVPILLGAAMVTELAGALLLFAGIKVKQTAIALILLLLPMTLIMHTFWNMEGMMFQTALMDFIQNVAIMGGLVALAAGAHISAKLPTSTK
- a CDS encoding RidA family protein; translation: MLSVLKSATIGDLSRVKQVVQPTEFWSTPSGYTQHAELMNVASDLAVIVFGEKGNHARATLSDSSIPVNSPLEIQAVFEVE
- a CDS encoding heavy-metal-associated domain-containing protein, which codes for MKELQFKTNINCGGCVSKVTPALNATEGVCEWNVDTTNRNKVLTVKTDSLAASEIIATVAKAGFKAEAL
- a CDS encoding MBL fold metallo-hydrolase, with product MNRKSFLHKSLLSSSLLLVPELAHNTFSAAVGKISMKLAIRDRNQKNICATCGARYASAKTNTDTCPVCQDERQYVGNNGQVWLSYNEVAKGRSIRITQLQPDLYDLKTTPSFAIDQKAHLVISKSGNILWDCIPFLDEQTATYIHSIGGIKAIAISHPHYYSLMAEWANAFDCPIYLHEQDKQWIQDKSEHIRLWKGEKMELWDDIKIVHVAGHFAGSTVLHLPHHGTKSALLTGDSIYVARDRKHVSFMYSYPNLIPLPKQAIELIQKRVEPLAFDSIYGAFEGQVIPSGAKGAFNRSVARYLNIFNV
- a CDS encoding cation diffusion facilitator family transporter, whose product is MGHHHHTHGHHHHHHATGNIGFAFFLNLGFAVLELIGGFFVNSVAIMSDALHDFGDAIALGLTYFLQRKSEQPGNQSYTYGYKRYSVAGALLTSLILIVGSGFVITEAVERLQDPSMPEPVGMLLFAILGIAVNGAAFFKLRGGINLNQRAVSLHMLEDLLGWAAVLVASVILMFFELPWLDPLLSIAISVYMLAHAFKNAWASVKVLLQANLLDQHVEQVKAQVLSLQHVRDIHALRLWSLDGEHHVLSAHLVVADVDEPEATAFLKQQIRKTLNTFSITEVTLELEHETEACQMRA